Proteins co-encoded in one Accipiter gentilis chromosome 5, bAccGen1.1, whole genome shotgun sequence genomic window:
- the TIRAP gene encoding toll/interleukin-1 receptor domain-containing adapter protein isoform X3: MWEGGPGEGRLPGPTRSRQTSPAGTSACPGRAWTCQQVGGSWEGTRGAGSGGTGQVLHSVPGKAGGCPCLPLHTGGALLGTGPGWGSCNPGRSSSSLNPGPDASTFPALVPYSCIPGWFRRLLHKPKPRSVESSLNASRSASSLPSSSSSSAESSSSSPSTSLASEVDLELVEELVSYLEGQPESFRCFLQLRDAAPGSAVVTELCDAVQNSHCWVMLITPGFLRDPWCKYQMHQALAEAPMANGRTIPVLKDVDRKDYPKELRNLYYIYMALKENSFRQIRDTITRYEWVANRAHPLPPQTSRSCAGAPQAGRSSAGSRQRCPRGCFGAAAAGSGCGHILMDLGQEGEAELLGTGLGS; the protein is encoded by the exons ATGTGGGAGGGaggccccggggagggcaggCTTCCCGGCCCCACGAGATCACGGCAGACTTCCCCTGCCGGCACTTCCGCATGCCCAGGCAGAGCCTGGACCTGCCAGCAAGTAGGGGGGTCTTGGGAGGGGACCAGGGGAGCAGGCAGTGGAGGGACGGGGCAGGTCCTCCACTCTGTCCCTGGGAAAGCTGGTGGGTGCCCCTGTCTTCCCCTCCACACTGGGGGTGCTCTGTTGGGAACCGGTCCCGGATGGGGAAGCT GCAATCCTGGAAGATCTTCTTCCTCACTGAACCCAGGGCCTGATGCATCCACCTTCCCTGCTCTGGTGCCCTACTCCTGCATTCCAG GCTGGTTTAGGCGGCTTCTACACAAGCCCAAGCCCAGATCAGTGGAGAGCAGTCTCAACGCTAGCCGCTCTGCTTCAtctttgccttcctcctcctcatcctctgctGAGAGCTCCAGCTCTTCTCCCAGCACAAGCCTGGCCAG TGAGGTGGAcctggagctggtggaggagctggtgTCTTACCTGGAGGGTCAACCCGAAAGCTTCCGTTGTTTCCTCCAGCTGCGGGACGCAGCACCAGGAAGCGCGGTGGTGACGGAGCTATGCGATGCCGTGCAAAACAGCCACTGCTGGGTCATGCTCATCACCCCTGGCTTCCTCCGGGACCCTTGGTGCAAGTACCAGATGCACCAGGCATTGGCCGAAGCTCCAATGGCCAATGGGCGCACCATCCCGGTGTTAAAGGACGTGGATCGGAAGGATTATCCCAAGGAGCTGCGAAACCTCTACTACATCTACATGGCACTGAAGGAGAACAGCTTCAGGCAGATCAGAGACACCATCACGCGCT ATGAATGGGTTGCTAACAGGGCTCACCCGCTGCCTCCACAGACCTCCAGGAGCTGTGCCGGAGCTCCACAGGCAGGACGGAGtagtgctgggagcaggcagaggtgTCCCCGAGGGTGTTTCGGAGCTGCCGCTGCTGGATCTGGATGCGGCCACATCCTGATGGACCTCGGGCAGGAGGGTGAAGCCGAGCTGCTCGGGACCGGACTTGGGAGCTGA
- the TIRAP gene encoding toll/interleukin-1 receptor domain-containing adapter protein isoform X6 has translation MASWFRRLLHKPKPRSVESSLNASRSASSLPSSSSSSAESSSSSPSTSLARSVRSSPVLDISASGSARWAKSYDVCICHSEVDLELVEELVSYLEGQPESFRCFLQLRDAAPGSAVVTELCDAVQNSHCWVMLITPGFLRDPWCKYQMHQALAEAPMANGRTIPVLKDVDRKDYPKELRNLYYIYMALKENSFRQIRDTITRYEWVANRAHPLPPQTSRSCAGAPQAGRSSAGSRQRCPRGCFGAAAAGSGCGHILMDLGQEGEAELLGTGLGS, from the exons ATGGCCA GCTGGTTTAGGCGGCTTCTACACAAGCCCAAGCCCAGATCAGTGGAGAGCAGTCTCAACGCTAGCCGCTCTGCTTCAtctttgccttcctcctcctcatcctctgctGAGAGCTCCAGCTCTTCTCCCAGCACAAGCCTGGCCAGGTCTGTCCGCTCGTCACCTGTGTTGGACATCAGTGCCTCGGGCAGCGCCCGGTGGGCCAAGAGCTATGATGTCTGCATCTGCCACAGTGAGGTGGAcctggagctggtggaggagctggtgTCTTACCTGGAGGGTCAACCCGAAAGCTTCCGTTGTTTCCTCCAGCTGCGGGACGCAGCACCAGGAAGCGCGGTGGTGACGGAGCTATGCGATGCCGTGCAAAACAGCCACTGCTGGGTCATGCTCATCACCCCTGGCTTCCTCCGGGACCCTTGGTGCAAGTACCAGATGCACCAGGCATTGGCCGAAGCTCCAATGGCCAATGGGCGCACCATCCCGGTGTTAAAGGACGTGGATCGGAAGGATTATCCCAAGGAGCTGCGAAACCTCTACTACATCTACATGGCACTGAAGGAGAACAGCTTCAGGCAGATCAGAGACACCATCACGCGCT ATGAATGGGTTGCTAACAGGGCTCACCCGCTGCCTCCACAGACCTCCAGGAGCTGTGCCGGAGCTCCACAGGCAGGACGGAGtagtgctgggagcaggcagaggtgTCCCCGAGGGTGTTTCGGAGCTGCCGCTGCTGGATCTGGATGCGGCCACATCCTGATGGACCTCGGGCAGGAGGGTGAAGCCGAGCTGCTCGGGACCGGACTTGGGAGCTGA
- the TIRAP gene encoding toll/interleukin-1 receptor domain-containing adapter protein isoform X5, translating to MRISPACQLSASLTAGWFRRLLHKPKPRSVESSLNASRSASSLPSSSSSSAESSSSSPSTSLARSVRSSPVLDISASGSARWAKSYDVCICHSEVDLELVEELVSYLEGQPESFRCFLQLRDAAPGSAVVTELCDAVQNSHCWVMLITPGFLRDPWCKYQMHQALAEAPMANGRTIPVLKDVDRKDYPKELRNLYYIYMALKENSFRQIRDTITRYEWVANRAHPLPPQTSRSCAGAPQAGRSSAGSRQRCPRGCFGAAAAGSGCGHILMDLGQEGEAELLGTGLGS from the exons aTGAGGATCTCTCCTGCCTGTCAGCTCTCagcctcactcactgcag GCTGGTTTAGGCGGCTTCTACACAAGCCCAAGCCCAGATCAGTGGAGAGCAGTCTCAACGCTAGCCGCTCTGCTTCAtctttgccttcctcctcctcatcctctgctGAGAGCTCCAGCTCTTCTCCCAGCACAAGCCTGGCCAGGTCTGTCCGCTCGTCACCTGTGTTGGACATCAGTGCCTCGGGCAGCGCCCGGTGGGCCAAGAGCTATGATGTCTGCATCTGCCACAGTGAGGTGGAcctggagctggtggaggagctggtgTCTTACCTGGAGGGTCAACCCGAAAGCTTCCGTTGTTTCCTCCAGCTGCGGGACGCAGCACCAGGAAGCGCGGTGGTGACGGAGCTATGCGATGCCGTGCAAAACAGCCACTGCTGGGTCATGCTCATCACCCCTGGCTTCCTCCGGGACCCTTGGTGCAAGTACCAGATGCACCAGGCATTGGCCGAAGCTCCAATGGCCAATGGGCGCACCATCCCGGTGTTAAAGGACGTGGATCGGAAGGATTATCCCAAGGAGCTGCGAAACCTCTACTACATCTACATGGCACTGAAGGAGAACAGCTTCAGGCAGATCAGAGACACCATCACGCGCT ATGAATGGGTTGCTAACAGGGCTCACCCGCTGCCTCCACAGACCTCCAGGAGCTGTGCCGGAGCTCCACAGGCAGGACGGAGtagtgctgggagcaggcagaggtgTCCCCGAGGGTGTTTCGGAGCTGCCGCTGCTGGATCTGGATGCGGCCACATCCTGATGGACCTCGGGCAGGAGGGTGAAGCCGAGCTGCTCGGGACCGGACTTGGGAGCTGA
- the TIRAP gene encoding toll/interleukin-1 receptor domain-containing adapter protein isoform X4, which yields MWEGGPGEGRLPGPTRSRQTSPAGTSACPGRAWTCQQVGGSWEGTRGAGSGGTGQVLHSVPGKAGGCPCLPLHTGGALLGTGPGWGSCNPGRSSSSLNPGPDASTFPALVPYSCIPGWFRRLLHKPKPRSVESSLNASRSASSLPSSSSSSAESSSSSPSTSLARSVRSSPVLDISASGSARWAKSYDVCICHSEVDLELVEELVSYLEGQPESFRCFLQLRDAAPGSAVVTELCDAVQNSHCWVMLITPGFLRDPWCKYQMHQALAEAPMANGRTIPVLKDVDRKDYPKELRNLYYIYMALKENSFRQIRDTITRYLQELCRSSTGRTE from the exons ATGTGGGAGGGaggccccggggagggcaggCTTCCCGGCCCCACGAGATCACGGCAGACTTCCCCTGCCGGCACTTCCGCATGCCCAGGCAGAGCCTGGACCTGCCAGCAAGTAGGGGGGTCTTGGGAGGGGACCAGGGGAGCAGGCAGTGGAGGGACGGGGCAGGTCCTCCACTCTGTCCCTGGGAAAGCTGGTGGGTGCCCCTGTCTTCCCCTCCACACTGGGGGTGCTCTGTTGGGAACCGGTCCCGGATGGGGAAGCT GCAATCCTGGAAGATCTTCTTCCTCACTGAACCCAGGGCCTGATGCATCCACCTTCCCTGCTCTGGTGCCCTACTCCTGCATTCCAG GCTGGTTTAGGCGGCTTCTACACAAGCCCAAGCCCAGATCAGTGGAGAGCAGTCTCAACGCTAGCCGCTCTGCTTCAtctttgccttcctcctcctcatcctctgctGAGAGCTCCAGCTCTTCTCCCAGCACAAGCCTGGCCAGGTCTGTCCGCTCGTCACCTGTGTTGGACATCAGTGCCTCGGGCAGCGCCCGGTGGGCCAAGAGCTATGATGTCTGCATCTGCCACAGTGAGGTGGAcctggagctggtggaggagctggtgTCTTACCTGGAGGGTCAACCCGAAAGCTTCCGTTGTTTCCTCCAGCTGCGGGACGCAGCACCAGGAAGCGCGGTGGTGACGGAGCTATGCGATGCCGTGCAAAACAGCCACTGCTGGGTCATGCTCATCACCCCTGGCTTCCTCCGGGACCCTTGGTGCAAGTACCAGATGCACCAGGCATTGGCCGAAGCTCCAATGGCCAATGGGCGCACCATCCCGGTGTTAAAGGACGTGGATCGGAAGGATTATCCCAAGGAGCTGCGAAACCTCTACTACATCTACATGGCACTGAAGGAGAACAGCTTCAGGCAGATCAGAGACACCATCACGCGCT ACCTCCAGGAGCTGTGCCGGAGCTCCACAGGCAGGACGGAGtag
- the TIRAP gene encoding toll/interleukin-1 receptor domain-containing adapter protein isoform X2, whose translation MWEGGPGEGRLPGPTRSRQTSPAGTSACPGRAWTCQQVGGSWEGTRGAGSGGTGQVLHSVPGKAGNPGRSSSSLNPGPDASTFPALVPYSCIPGWFRRLLHKPKPRSVESSLNASRSASSLPSSSSSSAESSSSSPSTSLARSVRSSPVLDISASGSARWAKSYDVCICHSEVDLELVEELVSYLEGQPESFRCFLQLRDAAPGSAVVTELCDAVQNSHCWVMLITPGFLRDPWCKYQMHQALAEAPMANGRTIPVLKDVDRKDYPKELRNLYYIYMALKENSFRQIRDTITRYEWVANRAHPLPPQTSRSCAGAPQAGRSSAGSRQRCPRGCFGAAAAGSGCGHILMDLGQEGEAELLGTGLGS comes from the exons ATGTGGGAGGGaggccccggggagggcaggCTTCCCGGCCCCACGAGATCACGGCAGACTTCCCCTGCCGGCACTTCCGCATGCCCAGGCAGAGCCTGGACCTGCCAGCAAGTAGGGGGGTCTTGGGAGGGGACCAGGGGAGCAGGCAGTGGAGGGACGGGGCAGGTCCTCCACTCTGTCCCTGGGAAAGCTG GCAATCCTGGAAGATCTTCTTCCTCACTGAACCCAGGGCCTGATGCATCCACCTTCCCTGCTCTGGTGCCCTACTCCTGCATTCCAG GCTGGTTTAGGCGGCTTCTACACAAGCCCAAGCCCAGATCAGTGGAGAGCAGTCTCAACGCTAGCCGCTCTGCTTCAtctttgccttcctcctcctcatcctctgctGAGAGCTCCAGCTCTTCTCCCAGCACAAGCCTGGCCAGGTCTGTCCGCTCGTCACCTGTGTTGGACATCAGTGCCTCGGGCAGCGCCCGGTGGGCCAAGAGCTATGATGTCTGCATCTGCCACAGTGAGGTGGAcctggagctggtggaggagctggtgTCTTACCTGGAGGGTCAACCCGAAAGCTTCCGTTGTTTCCTCCAGCTGCGGGACGCAGCACCAGGAAGCGCGGTGGTGACGGAGCTATGCGATGCCGTGCAAAACAGCCACTGCTGGGTCATGCTCATCACCCCTGGCTTCCTCCGGGACCCTTGGTGCAAGTACCAGATGCACCAGGCATTGGCCGAAGCTCCAATGGCCAATGGGCGCACCATCCCGGTGTTAAAGGACGTGGATCGGAAGGATTATCCCAAGGAGCTGCGAAACCTCTACTACATCTACATGGCACTGAAGGAGAACAGCTTCAGGCAGATCAGAGACACCATCACGCGCT ATGAATGGGTTGCTAACAGGGCTCACCCGCTGCCTCCACAGACCTCCAGGAGCTGTGCCGGAGCTCCACAGGCAGGACGGAGtagtgctgggagcaggcagaggtgTCCCCGAGGGTGTTTCGGAGCTGCCGCTGCTGGATCTGGATGCGGCCACATCCTGATGGACCTCGGGCAGGAGGGTGAAGCCGAGCTGCTCGGGACCGGACTTGGGAGCTGA
- the TIRAP gene encoding toll/interleukin-1 receptor domain-containing adapter protein isoform X1: protein MWEGGPGEGRLPGPTRSRQTSPAGTSACPGRAWTCQQVGGSWEGTRGAGSGGTGQVLHSVPGKAGGCPCLPLHTGGALLGTGPGWGSCNPGRSSSSLNPGPDASTFPALVPYSCIPGWFRRLLHKPKPRSVESSLNASRSASSLPSSSSSSAESSSSSPSTSLARSVRSSPVLDISASGSARWAKSYDVCICHSEVDLELVEELVSYLEGQPESFRCFLQLRDAAPGSAVVTELCDAVQNSHCWVMLITPGFLRDPWCKYQMHQALAEAPMANGRTIPVLKDVDRKDYPKELRNLYYIYMALKENSFRQIRDTITRYEWVANRAHPLPPQTSRSCAGAPQAGRSSAGSRQRCPRGCFGAAAAGSGCGHILMDLGQEGEAELLGTGLGS from the exons ATGTGGGAGGGaggccccggggagggcaggCTTCCCGGCCCCACGAGATCACGGCAGACTTCCCCTGCCGGCACTTCCGCATGCCCAGGCAGAGCCTGGACCTGCCAGCAAGTAGGGGGGTCTTGGGAGGGGACCAGGGGAGCAGGCAGTGGAGGGACGGGGCAGGTCCTCCACTCTGTCCCTGGGAAAGCTGGTGGGTGCCCCTGTCTTCCCCTCCACACTGGGGGTGCTCTGTTGGGAACCGGTCCCGGATGGGGAAGCT GCAATCCTGGAAGATCTTCTTCCTCACTGAACCCAGGGCCTGATGCATCCACCTTCCCTGCTCTGGTGCCCTACTCCTGCATTCCAG GCTGGTTTAGGCGGCTTCTACACAAGCCCAAGCCCAGATCAGTGGAGAGCAGTCTCAACGCTAGCCGCTCTGCTTCAtctttgccttcctcctcctcatcctctgctGAGAGCTCCAGCTCTTCTCCCAGCACAAGCCTGGCCAGGTCTGTCCGCTCGTCACCTGTGTTGGACATCAGTGCCTCGGGCAGCGCCCGGTGGGCCAAGAGCTATGATGTCTGCATCTGCCACAGTGAGGTGGAcctggagctggtggaggagctggtgTCTTACCTGGAGGGTCAACCCGAAAGCTTCCGTTGTTTCCTCCAGCTGCGGGACGCAGCACCAGGAAGCGCGGTGGTGACGGAGCTATGCGATGCCGTGCAAAACAGCCACTGCTGGGTCATGCTCATCACCCCTGGCTTCCTCCGGGACCCTTGGTGCAAGTACCAGATGCACCAGGCATTGGCCGAAGCTCCAATGGCCAATGGGCGCACCATCCCGGTGTTAAAGGACGTGGATCGGAAGGATTATCCCAAGGAGCTGCGAAACCTCTACTACATCTACATGGCACTGAAGGAGAACAGCTTCAGGCAGATCAGAGACACCATCACGCGCT ATGAATGGGTTGCTAACAGGGCTCACCCGCTGCCTCCACAGACCTCCAGGAGCTGTGCCGGAGCTCCACAGGCAGGACGGAGtagtgctgggagcaggcagaggtgTCCCCGAGGGTGTTTCGGAGCTGCCGCTGCTGGATCTGGATGCGGCCACATCCTGATGGACCTCGGGCAGGAGGGTGAAGCCGAGCTGCTCGGGACCGGACTTGGGAGCTGA